One Campylobacter concisus DNA segment encodes these proteins:
- a CDS encoding 2-oxoglutarate synthase subunit alpha — MRELVSTGNALVARAAVECGCNFFGGYPITPSSEIAHELSVLLPKHGGTFIQMEDEIAGISVSLGASASGAKAMTASSGPGISLKAEQIGLGFIAEIPLVIVNVMRGGPSTGLPTRVAQGDILQAKNPTHGDINMIVLAPSSLEECYTQTVRAFNLAARFMTPVMLLLDETIGHMQARVRLPEISELEIYKRREFGGKPKEYKPYEAAPDEPATLNPFFKGYHYHITGLHHGATGFPTEDGKIVEYSMNRLFDKINLHTDECEKFEEFMLNDAEICIIAFGSVALSAKQAILNLRERGLKVGLFKPLTLFPAPAKKLKEISNKFNKILVCELNLGQYSGEISKIILRDDFAKLLKANGRPISPSEIEAKIGEIYGF, encoded by the coding sequence ATGAGAGAGCTAGTATCAACTGGAAATGCCCTAGTAGCAAGGGCTGCGGTCGAGTGCGGCTGTAACTTCTTTGGCGGATATCCGATCACTCCAAGTAGCGAGATCGCCCATGAGCTAAGCGTGCTTTTGCCAAAACATGGCGGTACATTTATACAAATGGAAGATGAGATAGCTGGAATTTCAGTTTCTCTTGGTGCAAGTGCGAGCGGAGCTAAGGCGATGACTGCTAGCTCAGGGCCTGGAATTTCACTAAAGGCTGAGCAAATAGGCCTTGGCTTTATCGCTGAGATACCACTTGTCATCGTAAATGTCATGCGCGGCGGCCCTTCAACTGGCTTGCCAACCCGCGTCGCACAAGGCGATATCTTGCAGGCTAAAAACCCAACTCATGGCGATATAAATATGATAGTGCTAGCCCCCAGCAGCCTCGAGGAGTGCTATACGCAGACAGTTCGAGCATTTAACCTCGCAGCTAGGTTTATGACGCCAGTTATGCTGCTACTTGATGAGACGATAGGACACATGCAAGCAAGGGTGCGTTTGCCTGAGATTAGCGAGCTAGAAATTTATAAAAGAAGAGAATTTGGTGGCAAGCCAAAAGAGTATAAACCCTACGAGGCAGCACCCGATGAGCCAGCTACGCTAAATCCTTTCTTTAAAGGCTACCACTACCATATCACTGGGCTTCATCACGGCGCTACTGGCTTTCCAACAGAAGATGGCAAGATCGTTGAATACTCAATGAACAGGCTATTTGATAAGATAAATTTACACACTGATGAGTGCGAGAAATTTGAAGAGTTTATGCTTAACGACGCTGAAATTTGCATCATCGCCTTTGGTAGCGTGGCGCTTTCAGCCAAGCAAGCGATCTTAAATTTACGTGAAAGAGGGCTAAAAGTAGGGCTGTTTAAGCCACTCACACTTTTTCCAGCTCCAGCTAAAAAGCTAAAAGAGATATCAAATAAATTTAATAAAATTTTAGTCTGCGAGCTAAATTTAGGTCAGTATAGTGGCGAAATTTCAAAAATCATATTAAGAGATGACTTTGCAAAACTGCTAAAAGCAAACGGCAGACCGATAAGCCCAAGCGAGATCGAGGCGAAGATAGGAGAAATTTATGGCTTTTAA
- a CDS encoding NADP-dependent isocitrate dehydrogenase → MSDIIWTKTDEAPLFASYSLFPIVKSFLSRAGISITKADISLAGRILSLFNKELGLNKADELELLGELTAHKEANIIKLPNISATLVQLKAAIEELRSKGINVPFYPDEIITDYDEEIAKKYQKVLGSAVNPVLRQGNSDRRVLPPVKEFAKKHPYSNGNWDKANKTKICYMQNGDFYENERSIIASKDEKFYINFISLEGKKELLKELAVQSGEIVDATFISVDELDKFYESCFETALKENLTLSLHLKCTMMKVSDPVIFAHAIKSYFKEVFELFGEEFKAHGVEAKNGLKDMFAKISTLKNKDEILAKFDEILSKKAKIWALNENASNFDVPNDVIIDASVPALIRNSGKVKDRSGELNFSLCMIPDRTYARVYEACVADFKEHGALDVSSIGSVANVGLMAKKAEEYGSHDKTFIAKEDGEFVVFDEAGKSVFKFSVKSGDIFRMTQAKDDAINAWFELALKRGEISKDELIFWLDSSRAHDRNLIAKFEKFRDKFTSAGVKFEILNYEQAMLRSLEAIRAGKDVIGVTGNVLRDYLTDLFPIFELGGSSKMLSVVPLLAGGAMFETGAGGTAPTLVKELKEKNHLLWDSLGEFLALSASLEHLAFVKQKKEAKELSDALNRAVASYLDKNKTPNATLDTRESHFYLALFWAREMVKSGGILSKIFENLADELEKNESEILKEIRQNDGASVEFGGYYLPDEVRANEVMRPSKILNQIIG, encoded by the coding sequence ATGAGTGATATTATCTGGACTAAAACCGACGAAGCACCGCTTTTTGCAAGCTACTCTCTCTTTCCTATCGTTAAGAGCTTTTTATCCCGCGCTGGCATTAGCATAACAAAGGCTGATATAAGCTTGGCTGGACGAATTTTATCTCTTTTTAACAAAGAGCTTGGGCTAAACAAGGCCGATGAGCTAGAGCTTTTAGGTGAGCTAACCGCGCACAAAGAGGCAAATATAATAAAACTGCCAAACATCTCAGCCACGCTCGTTCAGCTAAAAGCGGCGATCGAGGAACTTAGAAGCAAGGGCATAAACGTGCCGTTTTATCCAGACGAGATCATCACAGACTACGACGAAGAGATCGCTAAAAAATACCAAAAAGTGCTAGGAAGCGCGGTAAATCCAGTGCTTAGGCAAGGAAACTCAGACAGAAGAGTCTTGCCACCGGTTAAAGAATTTGCCAAAAAGCACCCATATAGCAACGGTAACTGGGACAAGGCAAATAAAACTAAAATTTGCTACATGCAAAATGGCGATTTTTATGAAAATGAGCGCTCAATAATCGCTAGTAAAGATGAGAAATTTTATATAAATTTCATAAGCTTAGAGGGTAAAAAAGAGCTTTTAAAAGAGCTTGCTGTCCAAAGTGGCGAGATCGTAGATGCTACCTTTATAAGCGTAGATGAGCTAGATAAATTTTATGAAAGCTGCTTTGAGACGGCGCTAAAAGAGAATTTGACCCTTAGCCTTCATCTAAAATGCACGATGATGAAGGTTAGTGACCCAGTCATCTTTGCCCACGCGATAAAGAGCTACTTTAAAGAGGTTTTTGAGCTATTTGGTGAGGAATTTAAGGCTCATGGCGTTGAGGCAAAAAACGGCTTAAAAGATATGTTTGCTAAAATTTCAACTCTTAAAAATAAAGATGAAATTTTGGCTAAATTTGATGAAATTTTGAGCAAAAAGGCAAAAATTTGGGCACTAAATGAAAATGCCAGCAACTTTGACGTGCCAAATGATGTTATCATCGATGCCTCCGTGCCAGCGCTCATTAGAAACTCTGGCAAGGTAAAAGATAGAAGCGGCGAGCTAAATTTCTCACTTTGCATGATCCCAGATAGGACCTACGCTAGGGTTTATGAGGCCTGCGTGGCGGACTTTAAGGAGCATGGCGCGCTTGATGTAAGCAGTATAGGCAGCGTAGCAAATGTGGGTCTCATGGCTAAAAAGGCCGAAGAGTATGGCAGCCACGATAAGACCTTCATCGCAAAAGAGGACGGAGAATTTGTAGTTTTTGATGAGGCGGGCAAGAGCGTCTTTAAATTTAGCGTCAAAAGTGGCGACATTTTTAGGATGACGCAGGCAAAGGATGATGCGATAAATGCGTGGTTTGAGCTTGCTTTAAAAAGAGGCGAAATTTCAAAAGATGAGCTTATATTTTGGCTAGATAGTAGCAGGGCGCATGATAGAAATTTGATAGCTAAATTTGAAAAATTTAGAGATAAATTTACTAGTGCTGGTGTGAAATTTGAAATTTTAAACTACGAGCAAGCGATGCTAAGATCGCTTGAAGCAATAAGAGCTGGCAAAGACGTCATAGGCGTAACTGGCAACGTTTTAAGAGACTATCTAACCGATCTTTTCCCGATATTTGAGCTAGGTGGCAGCTCAAAAATGCTCTCAGTTGTGCCGCTACTTGCTGGTGGAGCGATGTTTGAAACAGGTGCTGGCGGAACGGCCCCAACGCTTGTAAAAGAGCTAAAAGAGAAAAATCACCTACTTTGGGATAGTCTTGGCGAGTTTTTAGCGCTTAGTGCTTCGCTCGAGCATTTGGCATTTGTTAAGCAAAAAAAAGAGGCAAAAGAGCTAAGTGATGCGCTAAATAGAGCGGTTGCTAGCTATCTAGATAAAAATAAAACGCCAAATGCCACACTTGATACTAGAGAGTCGCACTTTTATTTGGCACTTTTTTGGGCAAGAGAGATGGTAAAAAGTGGCGGGATTTTAAGTAAAATTTTTGAAAATTTAGCAGACGAGCTAGAGAAAAATGAGAGCGAAATTTTAAAAGAGATAAGACAAAATGATGGTGCAAGCGTGGAATTTGGCGGATATTATTTGCCAGATGAAGTGAGGGCAAATGAGGTCATGAGACCAAGCAAAATTTTAAATCAAATAATAGGATGA
- a CDS encoding 4Fe-4S dicluster domain-containing protein, producing MIVKENVPVWVDESRCKACDVCVSYCPAGVLAMRLEPKAVLGKMIEVVYADSCIGCRDCELHCPDFAIYVADKGFKFAKLTAESKERAAAVKANKFAKLGESA from the coding sequence ATGATAGTAAAAGAAAACGTACCTGTTTGGGTCGATGAGAGCAGGTGTAAAGCCTGTGATGTCTGTGTGAGCTACTGCCCAGCAGGCGTGCTAGCGATGAGGCTTGAGCCAAAGGCGGTGCTTGGCAAGATGATAGAGGTCGTCTATGCTGACTCATGCATAGGCTGTCGCGACTGCGAGCTTCACTGCCCTGATTTTGCCATTTATGTGGCTGATAAAGGCTTTAAATTTGCAAAGCTAACCGCTGAGAGCAAAGAGCGAGCCGCTGCCGTAAAGGCAAATAAATTTGCAAAGCTTGGAGAGAGCGCATGA
- a CDS encoding 2-oxoglutarate ferredoxin oxidoreductase subunit beta: MAFNYDKYLRTDKMPTLWCWGCGDGVILKALIRAIDTMGWDMNDVCVVSGIGCSGRFSGYLDCNTIHTTHGRAVAYATGVKMANPDKHVIVVTGDGDGLAIGGNHTIHGCRRNIGLNHILINNFIYALTNSQTSPTTPKGMWTVTAQYGNIDPSFDACKLATAAGASFVARGSVIEPEKLTKLFVEGFSHDGYSFFDVFSNCHINLGRKNKMGEAVKNLEWIKGRTTSKVKFDMLSDEEKKGIFPLGVLHKDEEKIEYTKAYDKVRKAAMSGEAINFEELV; the protein is encoded by the coding sequence ATGGCTTTTAATTACGATAAATATTTACGAACAGATAAAATGCCTACTCTTTGGTGCTGGGGCTGTGGCGATGGCGTCATACTAAAGGCGCTCATCCGAGCTATCGACACCATGGGCTGGGATATGAACGACGTTTGCGTGGTCTCAGGTATAGGCTGCTCTGGTCGCTTTAGCGGATACCTCGACTGCAACACCATTCACACAACTCACGGTAGAGCCGTAGCCTACGCCACTGGCGTAAAGATGGCAAATCCAGACAAGCACGTAATCGTAGTAACTGGCGATGGCGACGGACTAGCGATCGGAGGCAACCACACGATACACGGATGCCGCCGAAATATCGGGCTAAATCACATCCTAATTAACAACTTCATCTACGCACTAACAAACTCTCAAACCAGCCCAACCACGCCAAAGGGCATGTGGACGGTCACAGCGCAATACGGCAACATCGATCCTAGCTTTGACGCCTGTAAGCTCGCAACCGCCGCAGGTGCTAGCTTTGTCGCGCGTGGTAGCGTCATCGAGCCAGAGAAGCTTACAAAGCTCTTTGTAGAGGGCTTTAGCCACGATGGATACAGCTTTTTTGATGTATTTTCAAACTGCCACATAAATTTAGGTCGCAAGAACAAAATGGGCGAGGCGGTCAAAAATTTAGAGTGGATAAAGGGCCGTACGACGAGCAAGGTCAAATTTGATATGCTAAGTGACGAAGAAAAAAAGGGTATTTTCCCACTTGGCGTATTGCACAAAGACGAAGAGAAGATAGAGTATACCAAGGCTTACGACAAGGTAAGAAAAGCTGCTATGAGTGGTGAAGCGATAAATTTTGAGGAGCTAGTATGA
- a CDS encoding lactate/malate family dehydrogenase, which translates to MKISIVGAGNVGASIAYALCMREVCDEIALVDIFGDVARAKAIDLAQSSCVFNAKTTVCGGDDFMLIEGSDIVVVTAGSPRKEGQTREDLLLKNAVVVKQTAQNIAKFAPNAVIIVVTNPLDMMVWTAHKFSGFSKNKVIGMAGELDGARCRYELALLKDKDAKELKTKIIGAHNDEMIVSASNISENLNENELAILKKETSTGGAKIVKLLGTSAYYAPAAAVVKMCEAIMGKSDEILSASVLLDDELSCGRLVRLGREGLKEILELNINESEQEQLSKSEADIRKNIKFLKENLD; encoded by the coding sequence ATGAAAATAAGTATAGTTGGAGCTGGAAACGTCGGTGCAAGCATAGCTTATGCGCTTTGCATGAGAGAAGTTTGCGATGAGATTGCGCTTGTGGATATATTTGGTGACGTGGCACGCGCAAAGGCTATCGATCTAGCGCAGTCAAGCTGCGTTTTTAATGCTAAAACTACCGTTTGCGGTGGCGATGACTTTATGCTAATAGAGGGCAGTGATATCGTAGTGGTAACTGCTGGAAGCCCAAGGAAAGAGGGTCAAACAAGAGAGGACTTACTTCTTAAAAACGCCGTAGTCGTAAAACAAACGGCTCAAAATATCGCAAAATTTGCACCAAATGCGGTGATAATCGTCGTGACAAATCCGCTTGATATGATGGTCTGGACGGCTCATAAATTTAGTGGTTTTAGCAAAAATAAAGTGATCGGCATGGCTGGTGAGCTTGATGGGGCAAGATGCAGATATGAGCTAGCGCTTCTAAAAGACAAGGACGCAAAAGAGCTAAAGACAAAGATAATTGGCGCTCACAACGACGAGATGATCGTATCTGCTAGTAATATCAGCGAAAATTTAAATGAAAATGAGCTAGCAATTCTTAAAAAAGAGACAAGCACAGGTGGCGCAAAGATCGTTAAGCTTCTTGGCACTTCAGCTTACTACGCACCAGCGGCTGCAGTTGTGAAAATGTGTGAAGCGATCATGGGCAAGAGTGATGAAATTTTAAGTGCTAGCGTGCTTCTTGATGATGAGCTAAGTTGCGGCAGGCTAGTAAGGCTTGGACGTGAGGGCTTAAAAGAAATTTTAGAGCTAAATATAAATGAAAGCGAGCAAGAGCAGCTAAGTAAAAGCGAAGCTGATATTAGAAAAAACATTAAATTTTTAAAAGAAAATTTGGATTAG